One genomic window of Streptomyces sp. WP-1 includes the following:
- a CDS encoding adenosine deaminase, which translates to MSLHTRSSVPRRVVPAVLGTLSVLSLLSALPAAAQPARPAVRPAAPPSRQATAAEARTDAYLRSVKNRPAALRAFFRQLPKGGDLHNHLSGAVSTDYLIELAAEDGLCIDATMTAVAAPCGPGTRPAADARTDRAFHDAIVRAWSMQDFPPDENGHDHFFDTFGKFGEVTWRHRGKLLAQVADTVVADNQSYLETMVTPASDGAKQLADQVGWDADLTALHRRLVAGGKLDKLVADARKETDDGDAEFRAAERCGTAKARPACGLTVRWISQASRGGSPVRVFTQLDLGMRLAEADSRYVAVNLVQPEDWDSSLANYSLQMRMVGYLRTVYPKAHVTLHAGELWPGLVKPEALKFHIAEAVDVAHTQRVGHGVDLVHEDDWQRTARTMAARQIAVEVPFSSNAQILGVKGAEHPFTTYRRYGVPVVLATDDPGVSRIDISHEYQYAAATYGLGYPELKDLARASLQYAFLPGASLWQGNPTAQGYHPVAACRAERPGQPVRGAACRRLLDGSPRARLEWRQEAAFAAFERAHARG; encoded by the coding sequence GTGAGTCTGCACACCCGAAGTTCCGTACCGCGCCGGGTCGTTCCGGCCGTGCTCGGCACCCTCAGTGTCCTGTCCCTGCTGTCCGCCCTGCCCGCCGCCGCGCAGCCCGCGCGCCCGGCGGTCCGGCCCGCCGCGCCGCCGTCCCGGCAGGCCACGGCCGCCGAGGCGCGGACCGACGCCTACCTCCGCTCGGTCAAGAACCGGCCCGCCGCTCTGCGGGCCTTCTTCCGGCAGCTCCCCAAGGGCGGGGACCTGCACAACCACCTCTCCGGAGCGGTGAGCACGGACTACCTCATCGAGCTGGCCGCCGAGGACGGCCTGTGCATCGACGCGACGATGACCGCCGTCGCCGCGCCCTGCGGCCCCGGCACCCGGCCCGCCGCCGACGCCCGCACCGACCGCGCCTTCCACGACGCGATCGTGCGCGCCTGGTCCATGCAGGACTTCCCGCCCGACGAGAACGGGCACGACCACTTCTTCGACACCTTCGGCAAGTTCGGCGAGGTCACCTGGCGGCACCGGGGCAAGCTGCTCGCCCAGGTCGCCGACACCGTCGTGGCCGACAACCAGTCGTACCTGGAGACGATGGTCACCCCCGCCTCCGACGGCGCCAAGCAGCTCGCCGACCAGGTGGGCTGGGACGCCGACCTCACCGCCCTGCACCGCAGGCTGGTCGCGGGCGGCAAGCTGGACAAGCTGGTCGCGGACGCCCGCAAGGAGACCGACGACGGCGACGCGGAGTTCCGCGCCGCCGAGCGCTGCGGCACCGCCAAGGCCCGGCCCGCCTGCGGGCTCACCGTCCGCTGGATCTCCCAGGCGTCCCGGGGCGGTTCACCGGTGCGGGTCTTCACCCAGCTGGACCTCGGCATGCGGCTCGCCGAGGCGGACTCCCGCTACGTCGCCGTCAACCTGGTGCAGCCGGAGGACTGGGACAGCTCGCTGGCGAACTACAGCCTCCAGATGCGCATGGTCGGCTATCTGCGCACCGTGTACCCGAAGGCCCATGTCACCCTGCACGCGGGCGAGTTGTGGCCCGGACTGGTCAAGCCCGAGGCGCTGAAGTTCCATATCGCCGAGGCGGTCGACGTCGCGCACACCCAGCGCGTCGGACACGGTGTCGACCTCGTCCACGAGGACGACTGGCAGCGCACCGCCCGCACCATGGCGGCCCGGCAGATCGCCGTCGAGGTGCCCTTCTCCAGCAACGCCCAGATCCTCGGCGTCAAGGGCGCCGAGCACCCCTTCACCACGTACCGCCGCTACGGCGTCCCGGTCGTCCTCGCCACCGACGACCCCGGAGTCTCGCGCATCGACATCAGCCACGAGTACCAGTACGCCGCCGCCACCTACGGCCTCGGCTACCCGGAGCTGAAGGACCTGGCCCGCGCCTCCCTCCAGTACGCCTTCCTGCCCGGCGCGAGCCTGTGGCAGGGCAACCCCACCGCCCAGGGCTACCACCCGGTCGCGGCCTGCCGCGCCGAGCGCCCCGGACAGCCCGTGCGCGGCGCGGCCTGCCGGCGGCTCCTCGACGGCAGCCCCCGGGCACGCCTGGAGTGGCGCCAGGAGGCCGCGTTCGCGGCGTTCGAGCGGGCGCACGCCCGGGGGTGA
- a CDS encoding DUF5133 domain-containing protein, whose protein sequence is MLMAHPAVLKDLITQYETLALLGAEESTPGARQRLADVSYTLCVATGTRDVDMALIAARHRLSGARPEDDSVLQDPEPAVA, encoded by the coding sequence ATGCTGATGGCACACCCCGCCGTACTCAAGGACCTCATCACCCAGTACGAGACCCTCGCGCTGCTCGGCGCCGAGGAGAGCACCCCGGGGGCGCGGCAGCGGCTCGCGGACGTCTCGTACACGCTGTGCGTGGCCACCGGGACGCGGGATGTCGACATGGCCCTGATCGCGGCCCGCCACCGGCTGTCCGGGGCCCGCCCGGAGGACGACTCGGTGCTCCAGGACCCCGAGCCGGCCGTCGCCTGA